The DNA region CGCCGTGGGCGCCGCATCGGGCATGTCGGCCATCTTCTACGCCGTGGCCACCATCACCCAGGCCGGGCAGAACATCGTCTCGGGCTCCAACCTGTACGGCGGCACCAACACGCTGTTCAAGCACACGCTCTCTCGCTTCGGCATCGAGACTCGCATGGTGGACACGTCCGATCCGGCCAACGTGGCCGCGGCCATCGATGAGAACACCCGGCTGGTCTATACCGAGTCCATCGGCAACCCGCGCTGCAACGTGGACGACCTGGAGGCCATCGGCCGCATCGCGCACGAGCACAAGATTCCCTTCATCGTGGACAATACGGTGGCGCCGCCGCCCATCTTCAACCCCATGGACGTGGGCGCGGACATCATCGTCTACTCGCTGACCAAGATCGTGGGCGGCCACGGCCTGGCCATCGGCGGCGCGGTGGTGGAGGCGGGCACGTTCGACTGGGCGGACTCGGGCAAGTTCCCGGAGATCACGGAGCCGGACCCCACCTACCACGGCATCGATTTCTGGGACGCGCTGTGCAAGCTGGAAGGCACGCCGTGCACGGCCTTTGCCTCCAAGCTGCGCACCAGTCTGCTGCGAGACATCGGGGCAGCGCCGGCGCCCATCAACAGCTTCCTCATCCTCCAGGGCCTGGAGACGCTGCCCCTGCGCGCCCGGGCGCACTGCGAGAACGCGCAGAAGGTGGCGGAGTTTCTGGAGAGCCACCCGGCCGTGCGCTGGGTGAACTACGCCGGGCTCGCGTCGCACCGCGACCATGGCCGGGCCGAGCGGTTTTTCCCTATGGGACCGGGCGCGGTGTTCGGCTTCGGGCTGGAAGGCGGCCGGGACGCCGGGCGGAAGTTCATCGAGTCCGTGGAGCTTTGCTCCCACCTGGCCAATATCCTGGACGCCAAGACCCTGGTGATCCACCCGGCCAGCACCACGCACTCGCAGCTTACGCCGGAGGAGCTGGAGCAGGCCGGGGTGCCGCAGGACATGGTGCGTATCTCCGTGGGCATCGAGACCGCGGACGATATCATCGCCGACCTGGACCAGGCACTGAAGAAGTCTCAGGAATGACGCCGCCGGGGACCCGGCTGACAGTAGAAACAAGAAGAGCCGGACTGCGGGGCGGTCCGGCTCTTTTGTAGTGATGGAGAACTGTAACGGCCGTTACATCTTGACCACATTGGCCGCGCGCGCACCCTTGTCGCCGTGTTCGATATCAAAGGAAACGCGATCGCCCTCGTTCAGGGTTTTGAAGCCCTGAGACTGGATGGCGGAGTAGTGAACGAACACATCGTCACCCTCTTCGCGTTGAATGAAACCGAACCCTTTTTTTTCGTTGAACCATTTCACAGTGCCTTCATACGCCATGGGAACCTCCACATTGCAGCAAGGAAACAAGTCGGCCCAACCAAAAGGGCCGACGGACAGATCATGTTCAAACGAATCGGCTTCTAGCAACAGCGCACGACGTTGGAAGCCCTGGGACCCTTGTCATTTTCTACGAGCTCAAAGGTGACAGCGTCGCCTTCCTGGAGGGTCTTGAAGCCGTCGGCCTGGATGGCCGAGTAGTGGACAAAGACATCCTCACCGTCATCGATGCTGATGAAACCAAACCCTTTCTTCTCATTGAACCACTTGACCACGCCTTGGGCCATGAAACACGCTCCTCCCTAAAAATTGAACCAAATCGCGAAGACTGTATGAATCGGCCCTACTGCGAATGTAATAAAAGTTCAAGGGGGAATGTGAATTTTTTTTCATATCCAGTTCATTTTTCCATATCTGTGTATAAAAAGCGCACTATTGACAACGATAATGCATAAAAAAAAGGACTACGGCTTGAGCCGCAGTCCTTAGAATTGCATCTATATGAAATAGCGATGAGGTTAGGTTATCTCAATAGTGGGGCCGGATGTTGATATTTTCACAGTGTCGGAGCCCTTCTCGTCCTTCTTCCAACAGAGTTCCAACGTCAGCTCTTCCTTGTCCTTCTTCTGGGAGACTTCGATCTCGCACTCGACAATGTTGCCCGGACGCAGCACGACGGTCTCTTCGCCAAGTTGGACATGCACCGAGCCGGCCTTGAGGCCTCCCACGAGATCTTCCAGGTAGGAAATGACCTGGGAGAGCTCCATTGTGCCGTCGATCTTTACCTTGTTCTTGCCCATATGGTTCGTCTCCTGGAGATGGTGACAGGGAAAGTATATCAATAGCCCGTATCAGCGAACCCGGCAAGCAGCGGCGCGAAATATCACAATCGTGTGACACCGTTGCGCGGCACAAAAAAAACCGGGCGGGATGTTCCCGCCCGGCGTAGCTACTTGGTGGCGTCTTTCTTTGCTGTGGCCTTCTTTTCACCCTGGGCCGCCTCGGCCTTTTTCTTGGGCTTGGGCGGCGTTCCTTGCATTTCGATCATCTGCCGTTCCGGCGTGACGGAGCGCCAGGTCTGCTTGTGGTGGAGGCAGTGGACCGGGCAGACATCCACGCAGGTGCCGCAGTAGACGCAGGCAAAGGGATCGCACTTCCAGATGCCCTTGTCCCTGTCCACGGTGATGCACTGCGACGGACACTTGCGCGCGCAGGTGCTGCAGAAGATGCACTTGTCGATGTCGTTGTAGAGCTCTCCGCGGGCGTCCGGGAAGGGATCGCGGACAACGAACGGATAGGGCCGCGTGGACTTTGCGCTGAAGAGGTTCTTCAGGACATTGACGGTCATGGGAGTGAATTTCATGTGCCGTCTCCTCCTAGCGCTCTGTGCAGCTGATGCACGGGTCGATGGAAAGGACGACAACCGGGACGTCCGCGAGCTCGATGCCCGGCAGCATGGCGGCCAGGGGCGGGATGTTCGCGAATGTGGGCGTGCGGATGCGCAGCCGGTCCAGGTTCTTGGTGCCGTCGGCCTTGAAGTAGTAGAAGAGCTCGCCGCGGGGTTGCTCCACGCGCATGGTGTGCTCGCCCTCCGGGAAGCCCTTGACCTTCACGGCGGTTTCGCCGTCGGGCATCTGGCGGATGGCCTGGCGCACGAGGTTCACGGACTGGAGCGTCTCACGGAAGCGCACCTTGTTGCGGGAGTAGGAGTCGCAGCCGTGCTCCACGATGGGCTCGAAGTCGAGCTCATTGAAGCAGGCGTAGCCCAGCTGGCGGGCGTCTTCGGCAACGCCGCTGCCGCGCAGGGTGGGGCCCACGGCGCCCAGCACCAGGGCCTGCTCCTTGGTCAGAATGCCCTTGTCCACGGTGCGCTTGCGCACGGTGTAGTCGTCCAGAATCGTGGACTCCAGCTCCTTGATTTCGCGCTCGGCGTTGTCGAGCTCGGAGAGTATCCAGCGGGTCTGCTCCGGGGTCAGGTCGCGGCGGGTGCCGCCGATGACGTTGACTGAGACGATGACGCGGTTGCCCGTGGTGGCCTCGTTGATGTCCATGATGCGCTCGCGGATGCGCCAGAACTGGTAGAAGAGGCTCTCGAAGCCGAAGGCGTCCGCGAACAGGCCCAGCCACAGCAGGTGGGAGTGCATGCGGTGGAGCTCCGACCAGATGACGCGCAGGTACTTGGCGCGCTCGGGAATCTCCACGCCCATCATCTCCTCGATGCCCTGGCAGTAGCACATGGCGTGTATCTTGGAGCAGATGCCGCA from Oceanidesulfovibrio marinus includes:
- a CDS encoding O-acetylhomoserine aminocarboxypropyltransferase/cysteine synthase family protein: MPYKGLETIALHAGYTPDSETLSRAVPIYQTTSFMFRNTEHAAKLFALEEPGFIYTRIMNPTTDVLEKRLAALHGAPAAVGAASGMSAIFYAVATITQAGQNIVSGSNLYGGTNTLFKHTLSRFGIETRMVDTSDPANVAAAIDENTRLVYTESIGNPRCNVDDLEAIGRIAHEHKIPFIVDNTVAPPPIFNPMDVGADIIVYSLTKIVGGHGLAIGGAVVEAGTFDWADSGKFPEITEPDPTYHGIDFWDALCKLEGTPCTAFASKLRTSLLRDIGAAPAPINSFLILQGLETLPLRARAHCENAQKVAEFLESHPAVRWVNYAGLASHRDHGRAERFFPMGPGAVFGFGLEGGRDAGRKFIESVELCSHLANILDAKTLVIHPASTTHSQLTPEELEQAGVPQDMVRISVGIETADDIIADLDQALKKSQE
- a CDS encoding cold shock domain-containing protein, translated to MAYEGTVKWFNEKKGFGFIQREEGDDVFVHYSAIQSQGFKTLNEGDRVSFDIEHGDKGARAANVVKM
- a CDS encoding cold-shock protein; this encodes MAQGVVKWFNEKKGFGFISIDDGEDVFVHYSAIQADGFKTLQEGDAVTFELVENDKGPRASNVVRCC
- a CDS encoding amphi-Trp domain-containing protein, with translation MGKNKVKIDGTMELSQVISYLEDLVGGLKAGSVHVQLGEETVVLRPGNIVECEIEVSQKKDKEELTLELCWKKDEKGSDTVKISTSGPTIEIT
- a CDS encoding 4Fe-4S binding protein, translated to MKFTPMTVNVLKNLFSAKSTRPYPFVVRDPFPDARGELYNDIDKCIFCSTCARKCPSQCITVDRDKGIWKCDPFACVYCGTCVDVCPVHCLHHKQTWRSVTPERQMIEMQGTPPKPKKKAEAAQGEKKATAKKDATK
- a CDS encoding nickel-dependent hydrogenase large subunit — encoded protein: MAKTIIPFGPQHPVLPEPIHLSLTVEDEIVTEAVPALGYVHRGLEKLCEIRDIHHMIQIVERVCGICSKIHAMCYCQGIEEMMGVEIPERAKYLRVIWSELHRMHSHLLWLGLFADAFGFESLFYQFWRIRERIMDINEATTGNRVIVSVNVIGGTRRDLTPEQTRWILSELDNAEREIKELESTILDDYTVRKRTVDKGILTKEQALVLGAVGPTLRGSGVAEDARQLGYACFNELDFEPIVEHGCDSYSRNKVRFRETLQSVNLVRQAIRQMPDGETAVKVKGFPEGEHTMRVEQPRGELFYYFKADGTKNLDRLRIRTPTFANIPPLAAMLPGIELADVPVVVLSIDPCISCTER